One Hydrogenobacter sp. genomic window carries:
- a CDS encoding sigma-54-dependent Fis family transcriptional regulator, translating to MLKNYPWKGNIRELKNLLERACILADGDFVDDYLFISRENGTFERELFEGMPDLELLEARYTAYLLKVLKDVSKVAKVLGCSKRTVYRKLKILKEREFNNKL from the coding sequence ATGCTGAAAAACTACCCATGGAAAGGGAATATAAGGGAGCTGAAGAATCTTTTAGAAAGGGCATGCATACTGGCTGATGGCGATTTTGTGGATGATTACCTTTTTATATCCCGAGAAAACGGCACTTTTGAAAGAGAACTTTTTGAGGGTATGCCCGACCTTGAGCTTCTTGAAGCCAGATATACAGCTTATCTTTTGAAAGTTCTAAAGGATGTGAGCAAGGTAGCAAAAGTGCTCGGGTGTAGCAAGAGGACAGTCTACAGGAAGCTAAAAATTTTAAAGGAGCGGGAGTTTAACAACAAACTTTGA